The following proteins come from a genomic window of Leptospira andrefontaineae:
- a CDS encoding DUF1175 family protein — translation MKFRVFYLLIFVLFQCNSYFESILDPTELRMPADGKSVAVLKISNPIFGVKDHFIWEGIDPELLKLLSSEKNEREDVLRVQAGKVPANIIIRTEKGRTVQISLFSRDGDFDQDGFPDSAELRTESDRQAFRDWFVRISLSQYLKENSSWNLKERDCSGLIRFAYKESLKAHTQDWQTRTGILLDKNLPDVREFNYPDIPYIGKNLFRVGEGKFGEFADAESLEKFHSSFVSKELESGLAGDILFFRSDRGVGTNFHSMILVEGESKNPQLLYHTGSDRGIKLIRAKELERSVLFSPEKNNRNFLGVYRFRILD, via the coding sequence TTGAAGTTTCGGGTTTTTTATCTTCTAATATTCGTTTTATTCCAATGTAATTCTTATTTTGAATCCATTTTGGATCCAACTGAATTAAGAATGCCTGCAGACGGTAAATCAGTTGCCGTTTTAAAAATTTCGAATCCGATCTTCGGTGTAAAAGATCATTTTATTTGGGAAGGCATAGATCCAGAATTACTCAAACTTCTCTCGAGCGAAAAAAATGAAAGAGAAGACGTCTTACGTGTGCAAGCTGGGAAGGTCCCCGCAAATATTATCATCCGAACCGAAAAAGGTAGAACGGTCCAAATTTCCCTGTTCAGCCGAGATGGGGATTTTGACCAGGATGGGTTTCCTGATTCTGCGGAGCTTAGAACAGAATCGGATCGCCAGGCATTTCGGGACTGGTTTGTTAGGATCTCTTTGTCACAATATTTAAAAGAGAATTCCTCCTGGAACTTGAAGGAAAGGGATTGCAGCGGATTGATTCGTTTCGCATATAAGGAGTCTCTGAAGGCTCATACTCAGGACTGGCAAACTCGGACTGGGATCTTGCTGGATAAAAATTTACCGGATGTCCGGGAATTTAATTACCCGGATATACCCTATATTGGTAAAAATTTATTTCGGGTCGGAGAGGGCAAATTCGGAGAATTTGCAGACGCGGAAAGTTTGGAAAAGTTCCATTCTTCCTTTGTTTCCAAAGAGTTGGAGTCGGGACTAGCGGGAGATATTCTCTTTTTCAGATCGGATCGTGGTGTTGGAACAAATTTCCATTCTATGATCTTGGTAGAAGGGGAAAGTAAAAATCCTCAGCTTTTATATCATACAGGTTCGGATCGAGGGATCAAATTGATCCGAGCAAAAGAATTGGAAAGAAGTGTGTTGTTTTCCCCGGAAAAGAATAACCGAAATTTTCTTGGGGTTTATAGATTTCGGATTTTAGACTAG
- a CDS encoding alpha-2-macroglobulin family protein yields MRTRISDRKKIIFSFLAILISALGLFYVKPNLFGSSAFYLGTDRSFGSGENAYVNLEGNGTVNYEFRVYKIADPQAFLTKKVKERLVQENNDGAFGNPIALFTRTVDKFRNDFRKVARKEFNSKTRSELKKTLGIDYEKPDEYKPLAVPAILKDQELVATFSIPTVTSFWAYRRIPVPIRDNGVYLVEGVSGSQLAYTILIKSGLNFLVKQSDAETFVYVGRKDSGEPVSDVDLTLFNLENGQAFQTGKTSSDGTYFYKGRSPVKGMVLAHKNGEYSVSDPEFYSSSFYGEGGPRAYMYTDRPVYRPGDTVYFKGIVRNFSQDDYRTISGTGVIAIASEQGETSIPSVPINISGDNGTFSGEFVVPESENTTLGNYSLILNFRDKTFQTEFAVEAYKKPTFLVSVSVPKSNYLQREEVNALVKARYYYGQPVAGQEVAYRVFRRPKFDYSPVGTINFDASSDYLEQSGQSDKQELVLDGKGKLDSKGQYSISFKPDKSDADSVYTIIASVQSEDMTLDGSASFSVNRSAFFVRISKDNSVYEPGKDAKLTVSLIAYDKTLSEVERQKMVGNRNVDLILYNRDIQFVREANRSKISSLSVMTSASGVGTASFTIPKRGQFVLVAETKDPNGNTTKSETFFWASSVSDSIEIPFKDITLKPGKDIYSVGDTAEILVLSPVSNGHMILTLEGNRIFKKEVVKMKGNALKYAVPISAEMSPNFTLSAVQFSGNDVYKSQVRVVAPPEQKFLKVALEPGRKVYRPGDKAEIRLKTTGLGGAGVSAEVSLAIVDEAIYQIKEEKTPNIGTFFYHPRRNNVQTTLASAYKFFGYSENKRLKLALGKKGDSVYSAMKNEDQARDRFKDTSYWNAKVKTGPDGTATVSFNLPDNLTSWRVTAIAITPDTKVGRGQTSFVAKKDLMILGGMPRFIIKGETQKVSATISNQSPTKLPIKVTVKAEGAKILGNSETTINLEPGQNQSLHFDVQTLADPKIKSAKISILAAGAGYQDLLKSEIPLKTWGLPKTISDSLGMEEGEHSGVLNLEAPKELGDPRLEIRLSPASLPALRQSLDYLADYPYGCVEQTMSRFYPLLSAQKAGFINERLKKELPKMIDVGLKRVSELQRTDGGFGWFEGGVESDVLMSAYVYRGLAISQKNGTKVSAPVVNRARAYLYDVLGKGDLSPNAKAYIIFSLSEGGNVEDSIVDGLVKSSGKLNQYGQALLALTLANKGKKAEASTWFKKGIESSGFGKKAFLKLTSYGKNPRWEEDRIETISALLSAGVRLGEDKVILANLASSLLSNRIELAWNNSRDTSAAVLALSEFLASVRESETPANVEIVLNGTSLKTVTLPPKSEQGELYKIPIPSELIRSGSNKVEVLKKDGPVLYATASLYYTDRSKKIQSYSNGIKVKRTYYKLKVDSNDITPVESKTFQAGDLVMVEVSVQKEGDADSYYQVEDSLLPGFSFLQRDAEYYAGDLKMEYLSRQIYDDRAVFFVGGPTKEFKVRYFIRAEVGGKYKVIPARASLMYYSEVTGASSDDEINVQ; encoded by the coding sequence ATGAGAACTCGTATATCGGATCGCAAAAAGATAATATTCTCTTTTCTCGCAATTTTGATCTCTGCATTAGGATTATTTTATGTGAAACCGAATTTGTTCGGTTCCTCTGCATTCTATCTCGGAACGGATCGAAGTTTCGGCTCAGGTGAAAACGCATATGTAAATCTGGAAGGAAATGGAACCGTAAATTACGAGTTCAGAGTATATAAGATTGCAGATCCTCAAGCATTCTTGACCAAAAAAGTAAAAGAAAGATTGGTCCAAGAGAATAATGACGGTGCCTTTGGAAATCCGATCGCACTTTTCACACGAACTGTTGATAAATTCAGAAACGATTTTCGTAAAGTTGCAAGAAAGGAATTCAATTCTAAGACTAGATCCGAACTGAAAAAAACATTAGGAATTGATTATGAAAAACCTGATGAATATAAACCTCTAGCTGTCCCTGCCATATTAAAGGACCAGGAATTGGTCGCAACATTCTCTATTCCGACGGTTACTTCCTTTTGGGCATATCGTAGGATTCCTGTCCCGATCAGAGATAATGGTGTTTATCTTGTGGAGGGAGTTTCCGGATCTCAGCTGGCTTATACCATCCTGATCAAATCGGGTTTAAACTTTTTAGTAAAACAATCTGACGCAGAGACATTCGTATATGTGGGTCGCAAAGATAGTGGAGAGCCAGTTTCGGATGTGGATCTCACTCTTTTTAATTTGGAGAATGGCCAAGCATTTCAAACAGGAAAAACAAGTTCGGACGGAACTTATTTTTATAAGGGAAGAAGTCCTGTAAAAGGAATGGTTCTTGCTCATAAGAACGGAGAATATTCTGTTTCCGATCCTGAATTTTATTCCAGTTCCTTTTATGGAGAAGGTGGGCCAAGAGCCTATATGTATACGGATCGCCCAGTGTATAGACCGGGAGATACCGTTTATTTCAAGGGAATAGTTAGAAACTTCTCCCAAGATGATTATAGAACGATTTCAGGTACAGGTGTAATTGCTATTGCAAGTGAACAGGGAGAAACTTCTATCCCAAGTGTTCCGATCAATATCTCAGGCGACAACGGAACTTTTTCGGGGGAATTTGTAGTTCCGGAATCGGAGAATACAACTCTTGGAAATTATTCTCTTATATTAAATTTCCGTGATAAAACTTTCCAAACCGAATTTGCCGTAGAGGCTTATAAAAAACCTACTTTTTTAGTTTCGGTATCCGTTCCTAAATCCAATTATTTGCAAAGGGAAGAAGTAAACGCTCTTGTAAAGGCTAGATATTATTACGGCCAACCGGTTGCTGGACAAGAAGTTGCTTATAGGGTATTCCGCAGACCTAAATTTGATTATTCTCCTGTCGGAACGATCAACTTTGATGCTTCTTCCGATTATCTGGAACAGTCAGGCCAAAGTGATAAACAAGAATTGGTTTTGGATGGAAAAGGAAAATTAGATTCCAAAGGGCAATATTCTATCAGCTTTAAACCGGATAAATCGGATGCAGATTCTGTTTATACGATCATTGCTTCCGTTCAGTCCGAGGATATGACCTTGGATGGATCCGCTTCCTTCTCCGTGAATCGAAGTGCTTTCTTTGTTAGGATCTCTAAAGACAATTCAGTCTACGAGCCTGGTAAAGACGCAAAGTTAACCGTAAGTTTGATAGCTTATGATAAAACTTTGAGTGAAGTCGAACGCCAGAAGATGGTGGGAAATCGAAATGTAGACCTTATTCTTTATAATAGAGATATCCAATTCGTAAGAGAAGCAAATCGTTCTAAAATTTCTTCCTTGTCCGTGATGACTTCCGCATCGGGAGTCGGGACTGCTTCTTTTACAATTCCTAAAAGAGGGCAGTTTGTTTTAGTCGCGGAAACAAAGGACCCGAACGGAAATACTACAAAGTCTGAAACCTTCTTCTGGGCTTCTTCTGTTTCCGATTCTATCGAAATTCCTTTCAAAGATATTACTCTCAAGCCTGGTAAAGATATTTATTCTGTAGGTGACACTGCGGAAATTCTGGTTTTAAGTCCTGTTTCCAATGGGCATATGATCTTGACCCTGGAAGGAAATCGTATCTTCAAAAAAGAAGTGGTAAAGATGAAAGGGAACGCTTTGAAATATGCGGTCCCTATCTCTGCAGAGATGAGCCCGAACTTCACGTTATCTGCAGTTCAGTTTTCAGGAAATGATGTTTATAAAAGCCAGGTAAGAGTGGTCGCTCCTCCGGAGCAGAAGTTTTTGAAAGTGGCTCTGGAACCGGGACGCAAGGTATATCGTCCAGGTGATAAAGCGGAGATCCGTTTGAAAACTACTGGCCTAGGTGGTGCTGGGGTTTCTGCAGAAGTTTCTCTCGCAATTGTAGATGAGGCCATTTATCAGATCAAAGAAGAGAAGACCCCTAATATAGGAACATTCTTCTATCATCCAAGAAGAAATAACGTGCAGACCACTTTAGCTTCTGCCTATAAATTCTTCGGTTATTCCGAGAACAAAAGATTAAAACTAGCCTTGGGTAAAAAGGGAGATTCAGTTTATTCAGCGATGAAAAACGAGGACCAGGCTCGGGATCGTTTTAAAGATACAAGTTATTGGAATGCAAAAGTAAAAACTGGGCCTGATGGAACTGCAACAGTTAGTTTTAATCTTCCGGATAATTTGACTTCTTGGAGAGTGACTGCGATCGCGATCACTCCGGATACAAAAGTGGGAAGGGGACAAACCAGTTTTGTTGCTAAAAAAGATCTAATGATCTTAGGTGGAATGCCAAGATTTATCATCAAGGGAGAAACTCAAAAAGTTTCCGCTACGATTTCCAATCAATCTCCAACCAAACTTCCTATCAAAGTTACTGTAAAGGCAGAAGGTGCAAAAATTTTAGGTAACTCAGAAACTACGATCAATCTAGAACCGGGCCAAAATCAATCTCTACATTTCGATGTGCAAACTCTTGCAGATCCTAAGATCAAATCCGCAAAGATCAGCATTCTTGCTGCGGGTGCGGGTTACCAAGATTTACTTAAATCAGAAATTCCACTTAAAACTTGGGGATTGCCTAAAACTATCTCTGATAGTTTAGGAATGGAAGAAGGAGAACATTCGGGAGTTCTAAATTTAGAAGCGCCTAAAGAATTAGGAGATCCTCGTTTGGAGATTCGACTAAGCCCTGCTTCCTTGCCTGCTTTAAGACAGTCTTTGGATTATCTTGCGGATTATCCTTACGGTTGTGTGGAACAAACTATGAGTAGGTTCTATCCTCTTTTATCAGCCCAAAAAGCAGGCTTCATCAACGAAAGGCTTAAGAAAGAACTTCCTAAGATGATAGATGTAGGACTGAAAAGAGTGTCGGAACTCCAACGAACTGACGGTGGATTCGGTTGGTTCGAAGGTGGGGTGGAAAGTGACGTCCTAATGTCCGCTTATGTTTACAGAGGGTTGGCTATTAGTCAGAAAAACGGTACCAAAGTTTCTGCTCCGGTAGTAAACAGAGCCAGAGCTTATTTGTATGATGTTTTAGGAAAAGGAGACCTTTCTCCGAATGCAAAAGCATATATTATTTTCTCCTTAAGTGAAGGAGGAAATGTAGAAGATTCTATCGTGGACGGTTTGGTAAAATCTTCCGGCAAATTGAATCAATATGGACAGGCACTGCTTGCATTAACTTTAGCTAATAAAGGTAAGAAAGCAGAAGCTTCTACCTGGTTTAAAAAAGGTATAGAGTCCAGTGGATTTGGTAAAAAGGCTTTCTTAAAACTTACTTCTTACGGTAAAAATCCTCGTTGGGAAGAAGATAGGATCGAAACAATTTCCGCACTCTTAAGCGCAGGAGTTCGATTAGGAGAAGACAAGGTCATTCTTGCAAATCTAGCTTCTTCTCTTTTATCAAATCGTATCGAACTTGCTTGGAATAACTCAAGAGATACATCTGCTGCGGTCTTGGCTCTGTCAGAGTTTTTAGCTTCTGTTCGTGAATCTGAAACTCCTGCAAATGTGGAGATCGTTCTGAACGGAACCAGTTTGAAAACGGTGACTCTTCCTCCTAAGTCGGAGCAGGGAGAATTGTATAAGATCCCTATCCCTTCCGAGTTGATACGATCCGGATCAAACAAGGTAGAAGTTCTGAAGAAGGACGGGCCAGTTCTTTATGCAACCGCTTCCTTGTATTACACGGACCGAAGCAAAAAGATACAATCTTACTCCAATGGTATCAAAGTAAAACGGACATACTATAAATTAAAAGTGGATTCGAATGATATCACTCCGGTGGAATCCAAAACTTTCCAAGCAGGAGATCTTGTCATGGTGGAAGTTTCCGTCCAGAAAGAAGGCGATGCAGATTCTTATTACCAAGTAGAAGATTCCCTATTACCTGGATTCTCATTCTTACAAAGGGATGCGGAGTATTACGCAGGTGATCTGAAAATGGAATATCTAAGTCGCCAGATCTATGACGATAGAGCTGTGTTCTTTGTAGGAGGTCCTACAAAAGAATTTAAGGTCCGGTATTTCATACGGGCAGAAGTAGGAGGGAAGTATAAGGTAATTCCAGCAAGAGCTTCCCTGATGTATTATTCAGAAGTAACAGGAGCAAGTTCAGATGATGAAATCAATGTTCAATAA
- a CDS encoding YfaP family protein, whose protein sequence is MKSMFNNLLLSALLLFGPAIFAQTVTIDSPHGGFTTERIQTVSGSVSGNLEKATIVINGIPQMIRLNGGKFSLSTVVAPGTNLIEVKAGNASDRVSFFAAVPPRDIKVVLTWDTATDVDLWVLDPTGEKCFYANRSTKSGGNLDVDVVDGYGPETFTMSKALPGNYSVQVQYYGSYDKPVTRVNVYVVLNEGKPNEKRKQFQFVMTRSQQVYHIANFEIDPES, encoded by the coding sequence ATGAAATCAATGTTCAATAATTTACTCCTGAGCGCTCTTTTACTTTTTGGACCTGCAATATTTGCGCAGACAGTGACTATAGATTCTCCTCATGGAGGTTTCACTACGGAGAGGATCCAAACTGTTTCTGGTTCCGTTAGCGGAAATTTGGAAAAAGCAACCATAGTAATTAACGGAATTCCTCAGATGATCCGTTTGAATGGGGGAAAATTTTCCTTAAGCACTGTGGTTGCTCCCGGAACAAATCTGATAGAAGTGAAAGCAGGCAACGCGAGTGATCGAGTTTCCTTCTTTGCTGCTGTTCCACCTAGAGATATCAAAGTTGTTCTAACCTGGGATACGGCTACTGATGTGGATCTTTGGGTTTTAGATCCTACGGGAGAAAAATGTTTTTATGCAAATCGTTCCACCAAATCTGGAGGGAATTTGGATGTGGACGTTGTGGATGGATATGGACCAGAAACGTTTACTATGTCTAAGGCGCTACCTGGGAATTATTCTGTTCAGGTGCAATACTATGGCTCTTATGATAAACCGGTCACCAGAGTGAACGTATATGTGGTCTTAAATGAAGGAAAGCCGAACGAAAAAAGAAAACAATTCCAGTTCGTGATGACCCGTTCCCAACAAGTATATCATATCGCGAATTTTGAGATAGATCCGGAATCCTAA
- a CDS encoding DUF2135 domain-containing protein gives MFFSDPSISFGKLNRRFGTRFLTSIVVIYSTSIIYLGAETVSIDSPHGGFTTERIQKISGTVTGISPEKVTVVINGIPQMVPLYAGKFSFSTVASPGDNLIEVRAGKAYDKVSFFAKVPSRDIKVVLTWDTASYTDLWVIDPSGEKCYWAHTSTKSGGNLVYDDSTFAPQTFTMSKALPGNYAVQAQYYAPFNAQVTRAKVYVVLYEGTPREKRKQYQFTMTRAQQVYHLGNFEIEPD, from the coding sequence ATGTTTTTTTCCGATCCAAGTATATCTTTTGGAAAATTGAATAGGAGATTTGGGACACGTTTCCTGACTTCTATTGTAGTTATATATTCAACTTCCATAATATATTTGGGTGCGGAAACTGTGTCTATAGATTCTCCTCATGGTGGTTTTACTACTGAAAGAATACAGAAAATTTCAGGAACTGTGACCGGTATTAGTCCTGAAAAAGTCACAGTAGTTATCAATGGTATCCCTCAAATGGTGCCATTGTATGCAGGTAAATTTTCTTTTAGCACTGTGGCTTCTCCCGGAGATAATTTGATAGAGGTTCGTGCTGGCAAGGCTTATGATAAGGTCAGCTTTTTTGCAAAGGTTCCTTCTCGCGATATCAAAGTTGTTTTAACCTGGGATACTGCGAGTTATACGGATCTTTGGGTAATTGATCCTTCAGGAGAGAAGTGTTACTGGGCCCATACTTCCACTAAGTCCGGAGGCAATCTTGTATATGACGATTCTACTTTTGCTCCTCAGACTTTTACCATGTCCAAGGCTTTGCCTGGAAATTATGCGGTGCAGGCACAATACTATGCCCCATTTAATGCACAGGTAACAAGAGCCAAAGTGTACGTAGTTCTATATGAAGGAACTCCCAGAGAAAAGAGAAAACAATACCAATTCACAATGACTAGGGCTCAGCAAGTCTATCATCTGGGAAATTTCGAGATAGAGCCGGATTGA
- a CDS encoding penicillin-binding transpeptidase domain-containing protein: protein MNSKVYYKIRIISIGILLYALQLEAAPKFSYSYLDEAVREFESKNSTSSVVLMEMDSGKVEYIYRPEIAVSKKLPPGSLVKTFSALTLLKYKDRLGFSPEKKILCKGRFYPKENITPTKSDLNTLHLPQDENGKEYLRCSLAKGHGEMDLRSALVQSCNVYFLTSASSDPDLFYSKLHEDWSLGKSTRSRLDSYIEPSDINFISISSLRKVSASIGEGGLLLSPLKISQLYSSIWKEGPRLSPYWGTNQEPVRSEENPYNGKDLRWIVSTLSEVPKTGTLKDLNVSENGNLEILGGKTGTGTKFMHKYETHGWTVLSFRKDRKSYVLTVFVDNGSGGNQAKSLAGILLNKIDSKSNDSAIKSGK from the coding sequence ATGAATTCCAAAGTATATTATAAAATCCGAATTATATCGATTGGAATCCTGCTATATGCACTGCAGTTAGAAGCTGCTCCTAAGTTTTCTTATTCTTATCTGGATGAAGCTGTAAGGGAATTCGAATCTAAAAATTCCACATCCTCTGTAGTTTTAATGGAAATGGATTCCGGAAAAGTAGAATATATATACAGACCGGAGATAGCTGTTTCTAAAAAATTACCACCTGGTTCTTTGGTAAAGACCTTCTCTGCTTTAACTTTGCTAAAATACAAAGACAGACTTGGATTTTCTCCGGAAAAGAAAATATTATGCAAAGGTAGATTTTACCCTAAGGAAAATATAACTCCCACTAAATCTGACCTAAACACATTACATCTTCCTCAGGATGAAAATGGAAAAGAATATCTGAGATGTTCCTTGGCAAAAGGTCATGGGGAAATGGATCTTCGATCCGCTTTAGTTCAGTCTTGTAACGTATATTTTTTAACGAGTGCTTCTTCTGATCCTGATCTATTTTATTCTAAACTACATGAGGATTGGAGTTTAGGAAAATCCACAAGATCTAGATTAGATTCCTATATAGAACCTTCTGATATAAATTTTATATCTATTAGTTCTTTACGAAAAGTTTCCGCTTCTATTGGAGAAGGTGGACTTCTCCTAAGTCCTTTAAAAATTTCTCAGTTATATTCTTCCATTTGGAAAGAAGGACCAAGACTTTCTCCTTATTGGGGAACCAACCAAGAACCTGTTCGATCGGAAGAGAATCCTTATAATGGAAAGGATTTGAGATGGATTGTTTCCACTCTTTCCGAGGTTCCGAAAACTGGAACTTTAAAAGATTTGAATGTTTCCGAAAACGGAAACTTGGAGATCCTGGGCGGCAAAACCGGGACTGGCACTAAATTTATGCATAAATATGAAACCCATGGATGGACAGTATTATCTTTTCGTAAAGATCGAAAATCATATGTGCTGACCGTTTTTGTGGACAATGGCTCCGGAGGGAATCAGGCTAAATCTTTGGCTGGGATTCTCCTGAATAAGATCGATTCTAAAAGTAATGATTCTGCAATAAAATCAGGTAAATAA
- a CDS encoding SpoIID/LytB domain-containing protein — translation MSRFSKLSGLVFLFLFSNSLISDPIPNKIKIGILSKYSPDSVHIIAKNSRIQYSGKNSLEKDKTILIRAEEDQIRIIDGAKNSRSEHILFSSGEYELEIPKDKGPKKYSGDLEITSSKGKLRLILTVPLEEYVGIGMTSEFGDLFYPKDEKNLKPNWKQEYTIVASAMIRSYALANLGRHSKEGHDLCDLTHCLQFSGKLKKENINFSSSKKILLQDKSEKVLETFFHSTCGGNLSSPSVLWKNFKNPHYYRSGSDTNGGDVQCKNSPYFSWETFITKEEMESALEVKQIIELEPKYSESRITSLEYKDYSGKRNIQASEFLSKIGKKLGWNKTKSNDFKIETSSRGFYFKGKGFGHGIGLCQYGAREMAFRGTKSEEILRFYFPGAELRQIP, via the coding sequence ATGAGCCGTTTTTCCAAACTTTCAGGTTTGGTGTTTTTATTTTTATTCTCTAATTCTTTAATTTCAGATCCTATTCCGAATAAGATAAAGATCGGGATCTTATCAAAATATTCTCCAGACTCAGTTCATATCATCGCAAAAAATTCCAGAATACAATATTCGGGAAAGAATAGTTTAGAAAAAGATAAAACGATTTTAATCCGAGCAGAAGAAGATCAAATCAGAATTATAGACGGAGCAAAAAATTCCAGATCGGAACATATCTTATTTTCGAGCGGAGAATACGAACTTGAAATTCCTAAAGACAAAGGCCCTAAAAAATATTCTGGAGATCTGGAAATCACATCCTCTAAAGGAAAACTTAGACTTATACTTACTGTTCCATTAGAAGAGTATGTAGGGATCGGAATGACTTCAGAATTCGGGGATCTATTTTATCCTAAGGACGAAAAGAATTTAAAGCCAAATTGGAAACAGGAATACACAATTGTCGCATCAGCAATGATCCGTTCCTATGCACTCGCTAACTTAGGAAGACATTCCAAAGAAGGCCACGATCTTTGCGATCTAACTCATTGCCTCCAATTTTCTGGAAAATTAAAAAAGGAGAATATAAACTTCTCTTCATCTAAAAAAATACTTCTGCAAGATAAAAGCGAAAAAGTTTTAGAGACATTCTTTCATTCTACTTGCGGAGGAAATTTATCTTCTCCTTCTGTTCTCTGGAAGAATTTTAAAAATCCACACTATTACAGATCCGGCTCTGATACAAACGGTGGGGATGTTCAATGTAAAAATTCTCCATACTTCTCTTGGGAAACTTTTATCACAAAAGAAGAAATGGAATCTGCCTTAGAAGTGAAACAAATCATTGAATTAGAGCCCAAATATTCCGAATCCAGGATAACATCTTTAGAATATAAGGATTATTCCGGAAAAAGGAATATCCAAGCATCTGAATTCTTATCTAAAATCGGTAAAAAACTGGGCTGGAATAAAACCAAGAGTAACGATTTTAAGATCGAAACAAGCTCTCGAGGATTTTATTTTAAAGGAAAAGGATTCGGACATGGGATCGGTCTTTGCCAATATGGAGCAAGAGAAATGGCGTTTCGAGGAACAAAATCGGAAGAGATACTTCGTTTTTATTTTCCTGGAGCAGAACTGAGGCAAATTCCTTGA
- a CDS encoding 4Fe-4S dicluster domain-containing protein, with translation MNRKDFFRKGLAKAFSVMEEGVNEISETWKTAVEEDKKAEPEKIPPKKTQIKVPKPKTVKSKFKGFRNLQFPPGADAKGKRFFSKCTACSDCIYACPYSVLFPVPDDKTGKHFPHMDVNLNACMLCKDYPCISACQTGALLPYKENQSPKFGKAKGFFQHCINSRTGEKTCETCAITCPIPNVVQFKGNKPNFSNDCVGCGLCVSSCPTFPKAIQVQ, from the coding sequence ATGAACCGAAAAGACTTCTTCCGGAAAGGCTTAGCAAAAGCTTTTTCCGTAATGGAAGAAGGCGTTAATGAAATTTCGGAAACCTGGAAAACTGCTGTAGAGGAAGATAAAAAAGCAGAACCGGAAAAGATCCCGCCCAAAAAAACTCAGATCAAGGTCCCCAAACCTAAAACAGTTAAAAGTAAATTTAAAGGTTTTAGGAATTTACAATTTCCTCCCGGAGCAGATGCAAAAGGAAAACGATTCTTTTCCAAATGTACTGCATGCAGTGATTGTATCTATGCATGTCCTTACTCGGTTCTGTTCCCAGTTCCAGACGATAAGACTGGTAAACATTTTCCTCATATGGATGTGAATCTGAATGCATGTATGTTATGCAAAGATTATCCATGTATCTCCGCTTGCCAAACCGGTGCACTTTTACCTTATAAAGAAAATCAATCTCCTAAATTTGGAAAAGCAAAAGGTTTCTTCCAACATTGTATTAACTCCAGAACTGGAGAAAAAACCTGCGAGACCTGTGCGATCACCTGCCCAATCCCAAATGTAGTTCAGTTCAAAGGAAACAAACCCAATTTTTCGAATGACTGTGTAGGTTGCGGTTTATGCGTTTCTTCTTGCCCTACATTTCCTAAGGCAATCCAAGTACAATGA